A region of Lagenorhynchus albirostris chromosome 20, mLagAlb1.1, whole genome shotgun sequence DNA encodes the following proteins:
- the NEUROD2 gene encoding neurogenic differentiation factor 2: MLTRLFSEPGLLSDVPKFASWGDGDDDEPRSDKGEAPPPPPPPPGPGAPGPARAAKPVPLRADEVPEAALAEVKEEGELGGEEEEEEEEEEGLDEAEGERPKKRGPKKRKMTKARLERSKLRRQKANARERNRMHDLNAALDNLRKVVPCYSKTQKLSKIETLRLAKNYIWALSEILRSGKRPDLVSYVQTLCKGLSQPTTNLVAGCLQLNSRNFLTEQGADGTGRFHGSGGPFAMHPYPYPCSRLAGAQCQAAGGLGSGAAHALRTHGYCAAYETLYAAAGGGGASPDYNSSEYEGPLSPPLCLNGNFSLKQDSSPDHEKSYHYSMHYSALPGSRPTGHGLVFGSSAVRGGVHSENLLSYDMHLHHDRGPVYEELNAFFHN; the protein is encoded by the coding sequence CCGCCTGTTCAGCGAGCCCGGTCTCCTCTCGGATGTGCCCAAGTTCGCCAGCTGGGGCGACGGCGACGACGACGAGCCGAGAAGCGACAAGGGCGAGGCGCCGCCGCCACCTCCGCCTCCGCCGGGGCCCGGGGCTCCGGGGCCCGCCCGGGCCGCCAAGCCCGTCCCTCTCCGTGCTGACGAGGTGCCGGAGGCCGCGCTGGCCGAGGTCAAGGAGGAAGGCGAGCTGGGgggcgaggaggaggaggaagaggaggaagaggaagggctgGACGAGGCAGAGGGCGAGCGGCCCAAGAAGCGCGGGCCCAAGAAGCGCAAGATGACCAAGGCGCGCCTGGAGCGCTCCAAGCTGCGACGGCAGAAGGCGAACGCTCGGGAGCGCAACCGCATGCACGACCTGAACGCGGCGCTGGACAACCTGCGGAAGGTGGTGCCCTGCTACTCCAAGACGCAGAAGCTGTCCAAGATCGAGACGCTGCGCCTCGCCAAGAACTACATCTGGGCGCTCTCTGAGATTCTGCGCTCGGGCAAGCGACCCGACCTGGTGTCCTACGTGCAGACGCTGTGCAAGGGCCTGTCGCAGCCCACCACCAACCTGGTGGCCGGCTGCCTGCAGCTCAACTCGCGCAACTTCCTCACTGAGCAGGGCGCCGACGGCACGGGCCGCTTCCACGGCTCCGGCGGCCCATTCGCCATGCACCCCTACCCGTACCCGTGCTCGCGCCTGGCAGGCGCACAGTGCCAGGCGGCGGGCGGCCTGGGCAGCGGCGCGGCGCACGCCCTGCGGACCCACGGCTACTGCGCCGCCTACGAGACGCTGTACGCGGCGGCTGGCGGCGGCGGTGCGAGCCCGGACTACAACAGCTCCGAGTACGAGGGCCCGCTCAGCCCCCCGCTCTGTCTCAATGGCAACTTCTCGCTCAAGCAGGACTCGTCGCCCGACCACGAGAAGAGCTACCATTACTCTATGCACTACTCGGCGCTGCCCGGCTCGCGGCCCACGGGCCACGGGCTGGTCTTCGGCTCGTCGGCTGTGCGCGGGGGCGTCCACTCGGAGAATCTCTTGTCTTACGATATGCACCTTCACCACGACCGGGGCCCCGTGTACGAGGAGCTCAATGCGTTTTTCCATAACTGA